AGCGATCGCTTCGATTCCAGCGACGCTGTTCGGGGTAACTTCCCCAGGTACCGAGGTTAAGTGCAAACCGATCTTCGATTCTAACCGCAACCCCGATCGACAGATAGATCGGTTAGGCAAAAGAGTCTGGCCGCCAACCCCCACATTGGAACCGGAAAGCGAGACGCTCGTGCGATCACTTTTGAAGCGACATTGGTTCCTGGCTGGCCTGCTAGCAGTGGTGATCGTGGGATTTGCCTTTTCCGAGCCGCTGCGGCACCTTCCTGACATGCACATACTGCGAAATGGGATCGTGGTCACGGTTCTGTTTCTGATGGCCTTTCCACTTGCTTTCGGCGACCTGCACAGTGCGATCCGCCGGCCGGCAGCTGCCATCTTGGCAACGCTGATCAATGCCGGCATCTTGCCGCTGATTGCCTGGGGAGGCTCGCTGCTTTCGTCCGGCGATTTCGCTATCGGCATCAACTTGATGGCAGCGATCCCCTGCACGTTGGCGTCGGCCGCCGTATGGACACGCAGGGCAGGGGGGAACGACTCGATCGCTTTGATCGTCACGATCGTGACCAATTCCCTTTGCTTTCTGATCACTCCGTTCTGGCTGCTGTGGACCACCGGAAGTCATATCACAATCACCCTTTGGGCGAGCCCCGACGGCAAAGGTCTTTCGTTGGCCGAAATGATGATGAAACTTTTTTTGTTGGTCGTGCTGCCGATGGCCCTGGGCCAGCTCGCGCGGCTTCTGCCGGGGGCAGGTAGTTGGGCCACAAAGAACAAATTTCAGCTAGGAATCGTGGCTCAGATCGGTGTGCTTTGCATGGTTTTGCTGGGGTGCATCAGTTGCGGTCTCAAATTACGCAATCTTCCCACAGATCAGATGCCGACCATATTATCGTTCGGGGTGATGATTGGCCTGGTCCTGGCCATCCATATGTCGGCTTTGCTGCTAGGCGTTGGCGTAGCGAAACAACTTCGTTTTCCCCGCAGTGAGGAGATCGCGATTGCCTTCGCTGGCAGTCAAAAGACTTTGATGATCGGCCTGGCGATCGCCAGTGAGTTCTATACGGCGAATCCCTTGGCGATCCTACCAATGGTGGCGTTTCATGTTGGCCAGCTCTTCCTGGATACCGCGGTTGCCGACCGTTACATGGCCGCCGAATTCGAGAAAGCCCATCCCGAAGAGCCGCTCATCGAAGGAGACTAGCTCCACCTCTTGAACCTATGAAGCCAGTTGGTGTCAGAATCAAAGCGGCTTTTTCTTCCAGAAATTCGCCCTGCGGCAGGGCCTAGACACGAAGGAAAAACCGTTATAACTTGATTAGGTCTTAGAAGATCGCCCTTGGCTGATGAAACCCATCATCCCAAGCCGATACTTCCCCAAGACAGCACCTCACGCCCCCTTCGTCTAGTGGCCCAGGACGTCGGGTTCTCAGCCCGAAAACAGGGGTTCGACTCCCCTAGGGGGTGCCTAAAGCCGCACTTGTTGCGGCTTTTTTTGTGCGCGGGCTTTCGTAACTCTCGTGGTCGTATGTGATTATGTTTTGTGGCGGGCAGGGCTCGACTGGGGATTGGGGGTTTTCTGTTCACGTGACCTGAATCGGCTCGGCATCGGAGATGAGGGTGTGGCATTCTAGCCAGGTTGGTACTTGGCAGCGTGAGGCTAGTTTTTCGATGACGGCTTCTGGCACGCGGTTGCTTCGCTTTTTGTTTTGCTGCAGTAGGTCGTCCAGGCTCGGTTCCAGGTAGACGATCTCGATTCTTGCGTCATAGTCGGCGAACAGGTTGAGCCAGCGCGAGCGCGTTTGGTGCATGGTATTGGTGGCATTCAACGCGAAGGAAGTGCCGCTCCGCAAGAGTTCTCGACAACGCTCTTGTGCAAGTTGAGCGACCTGGCCTTGGTTCTCGGTCGGGGCGACGTCCATTTCTGCTCGGATGTCGTCGAGCGAGACGATTGGTGAATCACTCCGATGTCGCGCCAGCCAGGTATCCTTTCCGGCACCCGGCAGGCCGCACATGAGGGTTGCCTGGCATGAGAATTCTTCGTGAGGCTGGTAATGAAGATTGGGCTGCGAAGTGTGGAAAAACGTAAAGCGGGCATGGTCGGAAGCAAACGCGTAAGGGCGATCGAAGCAGTCGGTCTCTTCAGCCGCGACTTTCCAGAAGTGCAGGTTCTCTTCCGGTCGCGTCATTGAATCGGTATCGCGGCCACGGGTATCGGCCAACGCGAACAGGTAGAGCAGCCGGTTATGCAAAAGCCATGAGTGACGAATCACTTCGTGTATCGGTTCCGGTTTCTCCAATAGAAACACTGGGCGTCCGTGGTAGCGAACCATCCGGGCAATCTCTTCCCGCGTTGTCAGGCTGCAACCTAGATCGCGGAGAATATTTCGCGCGAGGTGTTCTCCCTTCACCGCATGCTTGGGAGACGTCACGCGGCCGGTGATGGAATCGATCTCAGTTGTCAGTGGCTTGGCGATATCGTGGAAGAGGGCGGTGAACTTCAGGATGGTTTGCTCATGAGATGATAAAGATGGCCACTCTTCAAGTGATTTCAATTCGTGTAGCACTAGCTTGGTGTGTGTCCACACGTCTCCTTCGCTGTGCCACTGGGCATCTTGCGCGCAGGCAGCCATGGCCTGACACCATGGCTGAGGTTGGGCCCAGGCAATGAGTTCATGAATCGATGCTGTAGCGAGCTGCGTCCAGTTCATGACCAAATGTCTGCTTTGTCTTCCAGTTGATTGGGGACCATGGCCTGATGTTGCCAATGGGTGCTCTGTTTGATCTTCTCGACGAACTCGGGGCGTACGAATTTGGCACGGCCGGTGACTTTGCCTCTGGCCTCGGTGCGAAGGTAGATGCCTTCCATCAAGTTGTCGGCCTGACCGGAAAATGGGTTGTCGAAATGGCTGTCATACCGTGACGGACCGATTAGCCTGGCCAACTGCTTTCGCATGACAGGGCCTTGATGGATGATCGGTACCGTGTGGATCCCACTTCCGCCCAGGAGTTCGATCCGCGAGGCCAAGTCAAGAAACACATCCTTTTGTTTATCGAAGATATCAAACTCGAAAAAGTAATGCGGCAATTTTCGGTACGCGACCGAATGCCGAGCATAGACCCATTCGCCAAACAGCAGGTACCGATTCGCCAGCCGTGCTTCGAGTTCATGCCGTTTGACGGTCGCCCATTGTTTGAAAAGGTCGTACTGCGGGTGCATTCCTTCGGTGATCAGGTGACCGCGGCACTGCAGAATCAACTGGTTATCTTCCGAGAAATGAATGCCGACGTTGGTGCCGTCGATCTTCTCCTCGACGATCAACGACTGGTCCTGAATGAACGCCAGGGACTCAGGTTCCCCCATATGCTTATCATCGTCGGTTCCTTGGGAACCGAACAGGTGCGGCGTACGGGGGTACTTCGTGAAATTTCCGTGGGAGGTGCCCATGATCATATTCCTTGGCTTTGGTCAGGCATGCAGTCCCTCCTGGAAGGGTCGCCGGAAGGTCGACTACTCTCTAAAAGTAGTCGTCCCGATTAGTGCCATCAAAAGCGTCCCTTTTTCAGGCAACACTTCTTGAAGCGTTTCATCGATCCACATGGGCAAAGATCGTTTCGCCCCAGTTTTTCTTCCAGAAGTTTATCGCCGTGAACCATGCGGACTCCGCGTTTGACGTTGGTTTCAGAAGGATAGCCGTAGCGACGTTTGCTCATCGGCTTGAAAGGATGGTTGTTCTTCAAAGTCTTTTTGATCGTCGTTGCTCACGGAACACCTGCCTTTGCTGATTGGGTTCGATATCGATGGAAGGACGATGCTACGACAGCCACGACGTGGGAAAGGTTCACCCCCTTGCCCAAGTGCTTCCGGCCATCGTGGGGGAATGAAGTGAGGATGTTTCGTGGGCTATAATTCAGGCATGATTTGATGAGGCGTCTCATTTCGATGGCCAAGGGAACTTTGATGATGCGAACGTTTGTTTATTGTTTTGTGGTGGTGGCCTGTTGGGCAAGTGTCGTGGCAACGGGAGAAGCGCAGATGATCGTGGGGCATCGAGGGGCATCGTTCGACGCGCCGGAGAACACCCTGGCCGCGTTTCAGGAAGCCTGGAAGCAGAAGGCTGATGCCATCGAAGGGGACTTCTACCTGACCAAGGATGGCCATATTGTTTGTTTGCACGACAAGACCACCGAGCGAACCACGGCCGGTGTGGCCAAGCTCAACCCGGCCGAATCGACCCTCGAGCAGTTGCGAGACCTGGATGTTGGGTCTTGGAAGCATGAAAAGTATGCTGGCGAACGCATTCCGCTATTGGAAGAAGTGCTGGCGACCGTTCCGCAGACCGGCAAGATTCTGGTCGAGATCAAGTGCGGGCCTGAGATCGTCGAGCCGCTGCGAATCGTGCTGGAAAAATCCGGCTTGCGACCAGAGCAAATCGTGATCATTTGTTTTAACGAAGAGGTCGTGAAGCAGTGTCGCGAAAAGATGCCCCAGTACAAAGCCAACTGGCTGACGAGCTACAAGCAAAATAAGTTGACCGGCAAATGGGCACCTGACCTGGGGACCGTCTTGAAGAAGCTGGAGAGCACCAAAGCGACGGGCCTGGGTACGCAAGGTCGAGACGAAGTGGTGACCGCCGAGTTTGTTCGTGACATTCGCAAGGCAGGTATCGAATGCCACGTGTGGACCGTAAACGAAGCCGATCAGGCCAAACGCTACGCCGAACTGGGATTCGATTCGATTACCACGGATAAACCAGCCGAGATTCGCAAGGCGATCTTGGGAGGAAGCTAAGGCAAAGTCGACTCGTTGTGATCGGACAGGTTGAAGGTAGCATCGAGGGTTGGCATGACCGCTGGCAGACGCAAGCGGAACGTGCAGCCGTTTCCTTGGCCGTCGGAATCGAGTTCGATCGTACCGCCGTGGAAATCAACGATTCTTTTGACAATGGCCAGGCCGATCCCGGTTCCTGCTGAATCGGGATCG
Above is a window of Blastopirellula marina DNA encoding:
- a CDS encoding glycerophosphodiester phosphodiesterase, which produces MRRLISMAKGTLMMRTFVYCFVVVACWASVVATGEAQMIVGHRGASFDAPENTLAAFQEAWKQKADAIEGDFYLTKDGHIVCLHDKTTERTTAGVAKLNPAESTLEQLRDLDVGSWKHEKYAGERIPLLEEVLATVPQTGKILVEIKCGPEIVEPLRIVLEKSGLRPEQIVIICFNEEVVKQCREKMPQYKANWLTSYKQNKLTGKWAPDLGTVLKKLESTKATGLGTQGRDEVVTAEFVRDIRKAGIECHVWTVNEADQAKRYAELGFDSITTDKPAEIRKAILGGS
- a CDS encoding RNA ligase family protein, encoding MGTSHGNFTKYPRTPHLFGSQGTDDDKHMGEPESLAFIQDQSLIVEEKIDGTNVGIHFSEDNQLILQCRGHLITEGMHPQYDLFKQWATVKRHELEARLANRYLLFGEWVYARHSVAYRKLPHYFFEFDIFDKQKDVFLDLASRIELLGGSGIHTVPIIHQGPVMRKQLARLIGPSRYDSHFDNPFSGQADNLMEGIYLRTEARGKVTGRAKFVRPEFVEKIKQSTHWQHQAMVPNQLEDKADIWS
- a CDS encoding bile acid:sodium symporter family protein, whose amino-acid sequence is MRSLLKRHWFLAGLLAVVIVGFAFSEPLRHLPDMHILRNGIVVTVLFLMAFPLAFGDLHSAIRRPAAAILATLINAGILPLIAWGGSLLSSGDFAIGINLMAAIPCTLASAAVWTRRAGGNDSIALIVTIVTNSLCFLITPFWLLWTTGSHITITLWASPDGKGLSLAEMMMKLFLLVVLPMALGQLARLLPGAGSWATKNKFQLGIVAQIGVLCMVLLGCISCGLKLRNLPTDQMPTILSFGVMIGLVLAIHMSALLLGVGVAKQLRFPRSEEIAIAFAGSQKTLMIGLAIASEFYTANPLAILPMVAFHVGQLFLDTAVADRYMAAEFEKAHPEEPLIEGD
- a CDS encoding AAA family ATPase, yielding MNWTQLATASIHELIAWAQPQPWCQAMAACAQDAQWHSEGDVWTHTKLVLHELKSLEEWPSLSSHEQTILKFTALFHDIAKPLTTEIDSITGRVTSPKHAVKGEHLARNILRDLGCSLTTREEIARMVRYHGRPVFLLEKPEPIHEVIRHSWLLHNRLLYLFALADTRGRDTDSMTRPEENLHFWKVAAEETDCFDRPYAFASDHARFTFFHTSQPNLHYQPHEEFSCQATLMCGLPGAGKDTWLARHRSDSPIVSLDDIRAEMDVAPTENQGQVAQLAQERCRELLRSGTSFALNATNTMHQTRSRWLNLFADYDARIEIVYLEPSLDDLLQQNKKRSNRVPEAVIEKLASRCQVPTWLECHTLISDAEPIQVT
- a CDS encoding SEC-C metal-binding domain-containing protein, encoding MSKRRYGYPSETNVKRGVRMVHGDKLLEEKLGRNDLCPCGSMKRFKKCCLKKGRF